In one Mucilaginibacter sp. PAMB04168 genomic region, the following are encoded:
- a CDS encoding sialate O-acetylesterase — MKRITLISTVILFASLSFAIGQVSATKSMEIYLLMGQSNMAGRGPITEEQKNEGNDNVFVLNQDMKWVLARHPLHFDKPSVAGVGPGLTFGIQMAKAHHGVKIGLVPCAVGGTPIEHWIPGAYDAATKTHPYDDAVARIKEAMKYGVVKGVIWHQGESNSSVDKASLYLQQIAELIFRIRDLVGNPNLPFVAGQIGEFHKNAEFFNAQIVKLPQTVKGTAVVTTESLAHKGDHLHFDRRSAQELGRRYANKFIALENNK; from the coding sequence ATGAAAAGAATCACACTAATCTCTACCGTCATTTTATTTGCCAGCTTATCATTTGCGATTGGTCAGGTGTCAGCAACAAAATCTATGGAAATATACCTGCTTATGGGACAGTCTAACATGGCTGGCCGAGGACCGATAACCGAGGAACAAAAAAATGAGGGTAACGATAATGTGTTTGTACTTAACCAAGACATGAAGTGGGTGCTAGCCAGGCATCCACTTCACTTTGATAAACCTAGTGTAGCCGGTGTGGGGCCTGGATTAACTTTTGGCATCCAAATGGCAAAGGCTCATCACGGCGTAAAAATTGGCTTAGTGCCTTGTGCAGTAGGAGGTACCCCAATTGAACATTGGATACCGGGAGCTTATGATGCGGCCACCAAAACGCATCCTTATGATGATGCCGTAGCTCGTATAAAGGAAGCAATGAAGTATGGCGTAGTAAAGGGCGTAATATGGCATCAGGGTGAATCTAATTCGAGTGTTGATAAGGCCAGCCTATATTTACAGCAAATTGCGGAATTAATATTCCGTATCCGCGACTTAGTCGGCAACCCAAATCTTCCCTTTGTAGCAGGTCAAATAGGTGAGTTTCACAAAAATGCTGAATTTTTCAACGCGCAGATTGTTAAACTTCCACAGACTGTAAAAGGTACGGCCGTTGTAACAACAGAAAGCTTAGCCCATAAGGGTGATCACCTACATTTTGATCGCCGGTCTGCACAAGAATTGGGAAGGCGCTATGCAAATAAGTTTATAGCTTTGGAAAATAACAAATAA
- a CDS encoding glycosyl hydrolase, with translation MKKLFSMLVACCCLAVACKKSAIPDNNEEVAGNGKTVATFTPPLNDLTKWKGMTWGGPWQKWGGGTDAGPYNAAGVASDIADLDDLGVDWVRLAFKVGQSYTATVDPKVDAALEAGASILMRYSKGAPEGDYGTEAQEILNENFLKATVERYKDRIKYWEIGNEPNQANSWDLGDRVGEGSTDPTTPYNVGVHKYILHLQRSYNAIKSVDPNAVVLLGGLSNYHFEAFMARLKAEGAYAYMDELNFHPYAGSPAGVISTLNEFKALQASWPSPHNQKPIWITEIGYNSNPNWSYTSNVPDEATKATYCTQTMYALVNNLNPIRPIFWYNLHESSCVNGFGLTQKCLSGSTLQVTKFDAYNAFKALSYTNLPGGTAATVPFTDDFNNQTTSNAPANWLVLNGVSTNAIIADIPSATNKSILLTDNSSSGTVSVKRSFNAQFNTLNIEYKFNENNTNKFNRYRVLCNGVVPIELATAYNSTSNQLSYVNASNTRVAVQPVSANTWYTVKLAINIVAQTFDIYVNGTLKVSAVPFKANAGYIDSFSVETGSSYTGISAYIDDLSITN, from the coding sequence ATGAAGAAATTATTCAGCATGCTGGTGGCATGTTGCTGCTTGGCAGTAGCGTGTAAAAAATCGGCAATTCCAGACAACAATGAAGAGGTTGCCGGCAATGGTAAAACTGTTGCAACCTTTACTCCTCCCTTAAACGACTTAACCAAATGGAAAGGCATGACATGGGGTGGCCCCTGGCAAAAGTGGGGTGGTGGTACCGATGCGGGCCCTTATAATGCAGCTGGTGTAGCCAGCGATATCGCTGACTTGGATGATTTAGGCGTTGACTGGGTGAGGTTGGCATTTAAAGTAGGCCAGTCGTATACCGCAACTGTAGACCCGAAAGTAGATGCTGCGCTTGAAGCTGGAGCCAGTATTTTAATGCGTTATTCAAAGGGCGCTCCTGAAGGAGATTACGGTACCGAAGCACAGGAGATTTTGAACGAAAACTTTTTGAAAGCAACCGTTGAGCGTTATAAGGACCGGATTAAATACTGGGAAATTGGTAATGAGCCCAACCAGGCCAATTCTTGGGATTTAGGCGATCGTGTAGGCGAGGGATCAACAGATCCAACTACACCTTATAACGTAGGCGTGCACAAATATATCCTACACCTGCAACGAAGCTATAATGCCATTAAATCGGTTGATCCTAACGCTGTAGTGTTATTAGGCGGCCTCTCTAATTACCATTTTGAAGCCTTTATGGCCAGGTTAAAAGCCGAAGGTGCCTACGCTTATATGGATGAGTTAAATTTTCATCCTTATGCTGGCAGTCCGGCTGGTGTAATCAGTACGTTAAATGAATTTAAGGCCCTACAGGCCTCGTGGCCATCGCCGCACAACCAAAAACCTATCTGGATAACTGAAATAGGTTATAACAGCAATCCTAACTGGTCATACACTTCTAATGTGCCCGATGAGGCTACCAAAGCCACTTACTGTACGCAAACGATGTATGCCTTGGTTAACAACCTCAATCCAATCAGGCCAATTTTTTGGTATAATTTGCATGAGTCGAGTTGTGTAAATGGCTTTGGCCTTACCCAAAAGTGTTTAAGCGGCAGCACGCTCCAGGTAACCAAGTTTGATGCCTATAATGCCTTTAAAGCGTTATCATACACTAACTTGCCAGGCGGTACGGCAGCTACCGTGCCATTTACTGATGATTTTAACAATCAAACAACGAGCAACGCACCTGCTAACTGGTTGGTGTTAAATGGCGTAAGCACCAATGCGATTATTGCTGATATTCCATCAGCAACTAATAAAAGTATATTGCTAACTGATAACAGCAGTTCGGGCACCGTATCGGTCAAAAGAAGTTTTAATGCGCAGTTTAATACACTTAACATCGAGTATAAATTTAACGAAAACAACACTAATAAATTCAACCGTTATCGCGTGCTGTGTAATGGCGTAGTACCTATAGAGCTGGCCACTGCGTACAACAGTACCAGTAATCAGTTAAGTTATGTGAACGCATCTAACACCCGCGTAGCCGTTCAGCCTGTTTCGGCTAATACATGGTATACCGTTAAATTAGCTATCAACATTGTCGCTCAAACATTCGACATTTATGTAAACGGAACTTTAAAGGTTTCGGCAGTGCCGTTCAAAGCTAACGCAGGGTACATCGACTCATTTTCAGTCGAAACAGGCTCTAGCTACACAGGTATTTCTGCTTATATTGATGACCTGAGTATAACAAATTAA